The genomic region CACCTATGCCCCATTTGGTAATAAATGGCTTCATGCAATCACCTTGTCCAAATctatttttaatttttgtttTGCTCCTGTAAAACAAATTGAAACTATGTAATTCTTTCAAAGATGGAGTaatgactaaatgttaagtGACAAGAAGATCCAAACAAAGAACATTTGCACTCAAACGAGTATTCCTTAACCATCAGGTTCTGTCTGCCCAAAGAAATGTAGCAAATTGCGGCATGTCATGTTGCCACTGGTTAAATACATACTTTATTTTGTACTTCTAAATGTTGTTAGACCTCACACCTGTAATGAATTTCCCAACCAGCCATTTTATCATCAGGCACAGCAACAATAATGGGATGTCTGCAAGCTTTTCATACACTAATCCAATAAAGATCATTTTTGAAATAATAGCGTGCTTTCCTAAACCCAGATATTTACgttcattacattttttgaaTTTCTACAGCAGACACggttaaaataacagcttaccTATGAATCCATAACCTTTATGTTTTCCTGTAGTGGGGTCCCGTGCTAATAAACAGGATAGGATTCTTCCAAAGGCCTCAAAGACACTCTTAATGTCATCGTCTGACAAGTCTGGGTGGACAGAGGCCACATAAATTCTGTTGAAGGCTCGCGCTTCTTCTGCTAACTGGTCAATGATTGGTTGAGCTTGACCGATGTTGCTAGGTCTTCCACACTACATAAAGAAAAGACATTTAAAGACAACTAACACCACACTGACCTGTATACACCATGTGCTTAAGATCACAAGAATACAGTGTGTGATGGTTCACAAAAAGCCCAAGTCCCACTTACTTTAATGTTCCTCCCACCAAGCAAGACTGAGTTCATTTGCTCCAGGGCTAACTGAGCAGCCTCTGGTACCTCATACTCCACAAATGCAAAACCCTATGGGACACAAAGGGCATAAATCAGATTTCAGATCAAAATGTCAACTTTCTTTTTGCTTCAAAACACTGATTTCAAATTGGGGTGTCCCAGTGCTTGAGGATAGAACCAGCAGACAATGAACACACTGGCACCGAAGACATAGCACAGGACATTTCTCTGCCTCcgtacattacacacactagtACTGAAGTAAGAAGCGTGTGCCAAGAAATAGAGGGGGGGGTATTGAACAGACATAAGAACCAGTCATTTCTTTGACACcaaggcaggcagacagatgtCACAGGCAATCAAGATTTTCATTTTCTGACCAATCAAGTTTCTCACATCTAACCTTATGTTTCATTGTAACAGAGTCCCAGGACATGTCAATGCTCTTAATGGGGCCGAAGGCTGCAAAGGCCTGGCGGACGGTGTCCTCGCCCAGCTCGTAGTAGATGGAGCCCACGTACACGCGGCACATGATGGCCAAGGCTCGTTGCCGCTGTGCTGCCACCTGTACACAACACAAAATTCTATTAAACAGTCACTGTCAAGCAAcctttaaacaaaaacaaacaacttcacAGTGAAAGAGTAGAGAAAAGCTGTCCCAGTGATTGAGGATAGAACCAGCAGACAATGAACACACTGGCACCGAAGACATAGCACTGGCATTTCTCTGCCTCcgtacattacacacactagtACTGAATTAACAAGCGTATGCCAAGAAATAGAGGGGACCAAACACTTATGATCTGGACCTATATTTGTGTGTCCTTCAAACTACTATCTGGTTGTCAACCCGTCAGGAACAGACTTACCGATTGTAATGGTGAGAGGGGATCTCCAAAGCCCATTGACAATGATGCCATCTGAAACAGACATTTTTGTTACTACAGGAGAACCATTTCAATACCTGATAAATAGAGACATCATAAGAACAGACAAACTGTGTCTTCACCTGTATGTTGtttatctgttgttgttgttgggcaAGGGTTTGTTTGACCAGGACACTCTTGATGCTCTGCTCCATCGCATACTTCTTTGCCTGAAATCAGCCACATAGACAACAACTGCTACAACCAAATGGAACCAAGCAGCACAGTTGGGGTAACTTtccaccaaaaaaaacaacaacaaacaaataacccTAAGATACAATACTGATGGGAAAATGGGGAATTAAGAGCTGCTACATTTATAGAACAACATCAAACGTGTGATGTGAATAACATCAAACAAATGTTTCAGTGCGGTTTGTGTACCAGGACTAGCACCAACAGACACTGGACACGCTGGTGCTGAAGGCAGTCACGGCTCTGCTCTGCCCCTGCTGATGACACGTGGGCACTGagctgccccacacacacgttGGTAGATGGAGACCACTAACACATCTCTTAAGAGGATCTCCTGGGTTAAGCCATACACTGCCTTCCAGGATACTGATATACCCTCCTCTGTTTATACCTTCCAAGACCCTTTATAAACATGTTTTGATTTTTCCAATTGATTAATCTAGTGTTACAAGGGATATCACGTTACAAAATAGACTCACTAAGCTGAACCAAAATAATGCTGCCTCCGTCCCGTTCCTCACCTTCTGTAGCGCCTCCTGCTGCTCGGGCGTGAGAGGTGGCAGGCCGAGTTTTGAGCCAGTGCTCTGTCCATTCTCCATCGTCAGAGCCGGGCCGCCCTGCACACATAAGACCAAAACAGGTGAGGTAGGAAGGACACAACTTCATTTACCACACACCCATCAAACATGACCAACATCCACATTCTTATTGAAAATGCCTATTAGctttacagtaaaaaaaaaaaaaaaacttcttgaTGCAGAACACCACTGTGTTTCATAACATCTTCAAACTCAAGCTCAATTACGCACTACGACAGTACAGAACATTTCTACATGCTGGCCTTGGACGAATCACTTTCAGCCTGCTCTGAAATAATTTAGGCAATGGAACAAATGTCACATTTCAAATGGAGGCAAAAAAGAGCAGAGCCAGCTGAGCAGCACATAATTCTCTTCTACTGCACACAACATGGCCGCATTACTAAAGGGTAAGACttcaggagaggaaagaaacgAAACCATGCAGATAAATCAGCACATGGTGAACGTCCCCCCCTTCAGCAAAACACGAAATATTTGACATCTCCATACATAAGGGGAGCTTTCCCCCGAAAGTGGGTTTTTCTACTGAATGTTCTGTGAGGCAAATCCCCTTATTGATTACTACACAGAAGAAAGCTGAAGTACCTTTGCTCATATGAACTCCAGAGTGGTGCATTGGCCTCCTTAAGGAGGTTTGAACCCAAATAGTTCTGCCATTGGCTTTGGAAATATAGTACAGTGAAGAGATACGCTCTACAGCACAGACGACACATAGAGAGAAacgacaaaaaagaaaaaaagaaaagaaaacacacaaacctacttAGCACAAGAGTCACTGGATAAAATTACATCAATCTGAAAACAACTTGTTTGAGCCAGTCAGGCACTTTGATTTGAGGGtttatgacaaacacacatggctatgattaacattttttttttttttttagataaccATGAACTGTAGACATAAACATTGCTTTGAAAGGTACTGTATAAACGTAATCAACCCGAATTATCTTCATCTGTGAAGAAACTATTAAATAAAAGTGAATTGTTTGTCAACAGAGAACATAGCTTGTGCCGGAATGATAAATTCCTGTAAGCCTTTATGTGAAGAGTAAGATATATTAAGGGGCACAGGAAATAGTAAAGCAATACGCTTTGTGTCCATTATTTAGAGGAGAGTCGTCTTGAGTCCAATATACTGTCAATGTGAAAACATGAACTATTTTCAGTCATTTGTTAAAGGGAAAGTTTGAGTTTACCAACAGCAAAAACGTTACTTGACTGGTCAAGTGTATTCTACTATTGGTCCTTGCAAGGAATGGGGATCTGGGGGTGGATTGAGAACAGTTTAGCCTCCAAGGTCTGACCATCTCAGCCATTTAAAATAAACTACACACtgaagacagagagcaaggcCCCAATGGATACAGGGTAACCCTTGCTATCTGGCCTAATGTTATACCACAACCAGTGTGCTTAAGCGGTGGGAAAGTAAGGCCCTTACCTAGCACCTGCTCTCCGTTGGGGTGTCCTGCTGCACGTTACCCGTGAGGAGATAATAAATACGGAGAGCTTTTATAGTTCAAATCAGAGTCTACAGGGGGAGAAAAATCCTTCACATAAGTTATAAATACATGATCACTATCAACATTAGCGTCACTGCATCAAGNNNNNNNNNNNNNNNNNNNNNNNNNNNNNNNNNNNNNNNNNNNNNNNNNNNNNNNNNNNNNNNNNNNNNNNNNNNNNNNNNNNNNNNNNNNNNNNNNNNNNNNNNNNNNNNNNNNNNNNNNNNNNNNNNNNNNNNNNNNNNNNNNNNNNNNNNNNNNNNNNNNNNNNNNNNNNNNNNNNNNNNNNNNNNNNNNNNNNNNNNNNNNNNNNNNNNNNNNNNNNNNNNNNNNNNNNNNNNNNNNNNNNNNNNNNNNNNNNNNNNNNNNNNNNNNNNNNNNNNNNNNNNNNNNNNATTCCAATCTGTCAAAGGCTTTCATTGCGTCAAGTGATAGAACTGACATTGGTGTCTCACAGCCTGGTGCAGCATCAATGATATGCAAGAGACGCCTGATATTATCTGCTGCCGTCCTTGATTTTATAAATTAGAGTATCCTTCTTGAGGTGCAGCGGAATACTGCGGGTCCTACCAGCATCAGTTGGAAGTAGGAGAATATAGGGTCCAGACTTCATCCCCACTGAGAATAAACGCCTTCTGACAACATTCCCTTTACCCATGCCAGTGTTCATGTTTTAAAGACATCCCTGGCGAGTTAATGCTCAAGTAAATAGTGTACAATTCCTTTCTAGTCACCTAGGATACACCATGGGGAGGGGAAAATGCACTGGATAATTTGAAACAAACTGTTTCCCTTCAGCCTCAAGACACCAAGCTCCACCACATACATGTATGATGTCTCTAAAAGCATTCCCTTAGAGGACTGAAATGTCAATGTTATGTCATAATTAACAAATCAGCAAGTTGTACACTGAAGATCACCACCATCTGTACTCATGAACATTTTAATACATAAAGTATTTACTAGAGATTTTCAGATGGACTTGTTTCAACTACATCACATACATTCTGTATGAACAAATTATTGAACAAAGACATTATCCCCAAACACAACATTCCACTGCTTTGTACACATTTTGGAAAAGGTCAAAAACCGACCGTCGGTAACCCAACTAAGCAGGCCATATTAAGCAAGAGCGCCTTTAGCCCTCCAGTCCCGAGACAGCAAATGAAGCAATTCCTCTTCGTCTTCCTCATCACTGTCACCAGAGTACTCAGCAGAAACGCCCATCTTCTCCCGGACAAGTTTCTCTTTGACAATGTCCTGTTTATCTCGCAGTACCTCCACTCGGCGGTAGCATTCAATCTGTTCATCAATCTCATCGATTTGACGCTCCAACCGCCCTTCTTCGTCATCCTCAGCAACAATAGCATCTGATTTGGTGTTCACCTGCCGCATCTCCTTCTGAAACTCGTCCCACTCCTTGTCCATTATGTCTTTAGGTGTGTCCACATTGCGCACCTTGGCATCTTTCACTGGGTCGTCGAAAAACCCCTCAGGTAAAGCCTctgttgtgttttctctcctctctgagacCTTGTCATCTTCGTCCGGTTTGGAAATCGAACCCGAGTGGGAAACACTTGGGGCAAGTGGGATGCCGCTGTCAAAAAAATCATCTGGAAGGCCCGAATTGGGTGCACCCTCAACAGCTGCGGAGGCACTGGACGATTTCTCGTCTTCGGCTTTTCCAGCAATTGCAACACTGTTGTTGTGGTCTTcgttttcatcatcatcatcatcatcatcgtcataaATACCACTTAATATCCCCAAACCAGTAGATTTCTTGTCCCCGTCAAAAAAACCTGGAGGAAGCCCGGAGGACGTGGAACCAGCGTCTGTGGGTCTTTTTTTCCCTGAGGTTGCATTTGTCTCTGGCGCTTTCCTTTTCAGTTGCGAGGGCAGGACGGTCTGATTGTTGACTTGGGGTTGCTTTGCTCCTTTGAGTTCGGCGACTTTATCTTTATGCTGTTTTCCAAGGATATGCGCTTGCCACAATATTTCCGATTTCACGGGTACATTGCAGAGCACACAGCTTAGGTGACCGAGAGAGTTGTATTTAGCAAATGGCGATTCgactcttttctttctgtcggATTCCTTTTGTTTCGCTCTCATCAACCGACGCAACTCCTCCTGATTAACTACCTTTTTACCCTTTTTTACTTTAGACATCTTCCACAACAAACTACTCCCAGAGTTGAGCAGGTCTTGGCGCCTGAATATTACGTAATGACATCTTGGCGAAGGACCCAAAGTGCGTCTAACTTTTCGCCGGATCTAAAATAGCTTAGACAGCCTATGGTCATTCCCCAAAATGAAGATAGTCCATCCTACAAAAGATTACACTTTACTTTTTCATTCACTGTTTTAATTTTAGCTCCCAATGTTTAGTGGCCCAACACGAAGCTTTGTTTTACGCCTATGCatgtgaaatctctctctctctggaactgTAGGTTGATATATATTAATAATgtacttaaaggtgcagttggCAGCATTGAATGAGAACAACATGCTGGTTATATTAGTCATCTGTCTCTGGTAAATGCATCTTTGTGAGTTTACTTTGTAATAGGCTACAGATTGTCTGAGATGCATATGCTGATCTACTGTACAATTTTCACCCATAATAAATAACATTCTATGTTCATTATGtccttttcttttgtctttaatTTATATGTTATTAGTGTTCagaatctcacatacacatatttcaaTTTTTCAGATTCTATGTATATGGCAAACAGTATACTTATTGTCTTACTATTCAAGTATagaatgaggagaaagagaagtaaaataaaaaacaaacaaacacacatacaaataaagaaacaaaaacaataccaTAGTAacaaaactataaataaagCTGGGAGAAATCATGTTCCATAGAGTAAAGAAATACAGTCAGGCCATTTATCTGTGACATAGTTGCACCACTTTTGCCAGTGCTTAAGAAATGTTTCCATTCTTTGGTTAACATGAGCTGTAATCTGCTCCATTCTATAGATTTCTGTTACAATGTCTCTCCATGATGTAATTGTAGGACACTCTGGTAATAAACATTTTCTGGTAATAGTCTTTTTACTGGCCACCAGCATTGCATTTATCAAGTGTCTGTCCCCTTTCAGCCAACGTTGAGGTATATTTCCAAGGTACAGAATCTTAAAGTCCAAAGGAATGTCCTCGTGAAATATGTCCTGTAAAGCATTGTGTATCGCCTTCCAAAAGTCTTTAATGATGGGACAGTCCTAGTAGATGTGGTAATGGTTTGCGCTTTGGTGTCCACACTTTCTCCAGCAAACAGGAATGTTATCGCTATAATGAGATGTCTGAGATGGTGTAAAGAAATATCTTACACAATTTTTCCAGTTAAACTCTCACCAGCTCATTGATATGGTACATTTCCATTGGTACCCCCATATTAATGTCCATTCTTCCTCAGAAATGTCTATCCCAGATTCCTTTTCCCATTTTGCTTTAATGTATGCTGTTGAATGAGTTTTAAGATCTAGAAAGCGTTTATATATGGCTGATATCACCCCTTTACTGCAATTTGACGTATATGCTCTTTTAAACAGTTCTATGAGACTGGAGTTTGCCTCtgttacatttttaacatttcCGTTGACATAATGCCGCAACTGTAAGTATCTAAAGAAGTCCTGTTTCTCCAACAGATACTTTTCTTGAATCATTTCAAAACTAAACAGTTTCCATTCATAATATTGCATAAAGCTGTTGTTCCATTATCTCTCCATTTTTTTAATCTGGTATCCATTTTCTTTGGTGTGAAGTCTGAGTCATATCCACACCGTTTAAGGGACAGTAGATCTCCTTCTAGTTTATATTCTCTAATGATATTTTTCCACACCTTAAGGGTCAATTTGACCCATGGATTATCAGAACTGTTTATGTTGTGTTGCAGTTTATAGTCAGCTATAATTGCTTGTATTAGAATGGGTATTGGAATATTGTCTTTCCACTGTGCATCATATGAAGGATTGCACCAGCATATTATAGCTCTTGTCTGGGCGGCATAGTAGTATTCCTTGAGGGATGGCAGACCCCATCCTCCCTTCTCGCAGTGTTTTGAGACGAACCCTTGGTCTCTTGCCTTGCCACAAGTATCTAGACATTTTGTCCCATTCATTAAGATGGCTTTGAGAAACTTCTATTGGTAGGGTTTGAAATAGATATAACAATCTGGGTAATATGTTCATTTTAATACATTGTACTCTTGAGCTGAAACTAAAGAAAGGTATGAGGTTCCATCTTGTGATATcttctttgatttttttgtttataGGTGAGTAGTTATATTCTGATAGTTTTGACAGATCTTTTGGAATAGTTATGCCTAGGTACTTAAAGGATTTTGCTTGCCATGACCATGGGTATTTGCTCTCCATTTCTGATGTTGGATTATACTTATACAATAGCACTTGGGTGTTACCCACATTAACCTTATATTCTGATAATTGACCATATTTCTCCAGTGCCAGCATCAGCTGGGGCAAAGAGTGTGTTGGCTGGCTAAGATAAATTAGTACATCATCTGCGTAGCATGCTAGTTTATGCTCTCTTTCCGCAAGTTGAATGCCTCttatttctctgttttgtcttatatatatattgggcTAGTGGTTCAAGGAAAAGTGCAAATAATATTGGTGACCATGCACAGCCCTGTCTTGTACCCCTTTCCAGGGTAAACCTATTTAATAAAAACCATTGACCTTGACCCTTGCAGTAGGATTATTGTATAATGCTTGTATGGCTTTAATAATCCTGGCATCCTGGCAAATCTATGTAGAACTCTGTAAAGAAAATCCCAATTGGCCTTCTCAGCATCTATACTAATTACTATtgcctccattttgtttttccctACATGATTAATAATATGTAACGTCCTTCGTATATTGTCTTGTGTTTGACGTTGGTGTATGAAACCTGTCTGATCGTTGTGGATCAATTTAGTCATAAacttaaacaaaaacataatagAAGTGAACATCTTATAATCTATATTAGTATGTCCTTTTCTAAAGGGATTGCTATGAACTCTCTGAATTAGGAATTGTAAAACATCGGCTTTACCTTTTTTTCCAATTCATATTCTACGTTACATTACAGACAATTTGAGAAATatacatttaattgaattattaaAGCATTCTGTAAGGTTATAATTGCCCAACGAACAAATACCTTTATTTTCTTTGAACTGACACGTGCACACCTGTAAGTGTACCTTTTCCATATACAACGATCAAATCAACCAATTGTTTCATTTGATGGTACCAAAGATTTTTAAAGTATTGACCTCTGTTGATACCATATAGACAGTAAACATTTTTATACAGAGCTTTGCTTTGAATTCTCGTGAACACGCCCAAATACACTGGCCTTCTCGCGAGAATGATCTCAGAAGATGGCAGATGAGAGCGTACATTTCTAATGCAGTAGCAGCAGCTCAAACTGCTAGCAAAGTCGCTAGCTGGCTACTGTTATCGTCTCAGCTGGTAGCTGGCTACATCAGTGAAGCAAGTAACCTATTCTCGAATGGATGCCAGTGACGGGTGCCTCATGAAATAGACAATGTAGCCAGCATCAGCAATGTAGCGATTCTCTTTTTGGTGCAGCTAAccttattttacaattagtttGACCCTTTCTGACGACAGATATATGTATACGTCATTGTGTTTATAGTTTAGAATTATTAACCTGCGACATCTTATCGGTCGCTCGCTGATTCGGGTTAGCCAGCTGCAAGAAGCTTGCTAGCTAACCTAGCAAGCTAACAACAATTTACAGAATCTCGCAGTATCGGATTTTAACAGTTCATCAGTGACTTTCGCAAACAGAAAATGACTGGAGAGAAGATTCGTACCCTGCGCAAGGACCACAAGCCAAGCAAGAATGAAAACATACTGAAATCCTACGAGGAGAGTGCTAATGTCACTGAGATGGTTACATCGTCCACCACCGTCGACACAGAAAGGACGAATATAGCTAATAAGATATTTAACAACCAGAACAGACCACTTAAATCTTCGCAGCTACCAGAAAATCATCAATCGCAGATAAATGGAAACTCCAATACCGACACATCTGTCGGTATCATTGTCGACGACAACAGGAACCCCATTATTTTGACTTCGGGAGATTTAGAATTCCCGGTTCACGAATGTGTGTTCAAGGGGGATGTGCGGCGTTTGTCATCCCTCATCCGCACTCAGAACATAACTCAGAAAGATGTTCACGGTGAGTACAAGGTTACAACACATCTATCTTAAAAACGTTAGCTGTGATTTTGTATGGATTCATTTGGGATACATTTGAGTGCGTCATGAGCCGCATTCCTCCTTATGATCATGAATTTGAATGACTTCCCTAATATTGTCATTTTCTCTACAGGGAATAGTCCTTTGCACCTTGCTGTTATGCTGGGACACAAAGGTGAGCAACATGTACAGTATCACATGACCACAAACCAGGAGCACAATCATCCGTGCCAGATTTCACAACTAGCAAGACTATGATTCATGTATTTAGTCAATTTCCAATTGTACTGTCAACCCCAAACAAATGTTATCtcatatatttacagtattttggTTCTCACTTTAACATCAGAACCCCCACCATGGTGGCACAGCCCCTTTGCAGTCTTTGTGAGGGTCAGGCAGGATTTTGGCTTAGCGTCTCATCTTTCAGCCCATGGCATCACACACGACTCTCAGCTCAGGAAATGACCCAGAATGAACCCAGAATTTTCAACTCACCCATCAGAACTAGCAGATAAAATTGTAGTAAAAGTAGATTCACTCTAAATGAAAAAACTCTTGAAAGCCATAAAGTGCGGCCTTGTTTACAGTTTGAGGTTTGAATAGAGTCTAGCAGAGTCAAGGAACTCTTAACTGGATTCTTGTTGGGGAGCAGGCTGAATCGAGGCTGAGTAGATTTGGTAAATCCATAAAGAATATTCTGCTATCCCCTAGTCTCAAATTGTGAAATTGGCACTTTGAGACAAGAGTACGTGTCTGGGAGCAACTTGTCAACATTTTGTATTGGATTGTGCCAAAACAAGACCTCTAAAAACCGCCCACAACTTCAGGAAAGCACATCTTACCCTTTGTTGATTCCCTTTGAATCAGCACAACTACTTTAAACTCACTTTGACAAGACACTGAGTTGGTCTAGAAATTCCAATTGCAGTCAACATGCTATTCACATTTAGACTAAATGAATCTGTGGTTGTCTCCAGACGTATGTTGTAATATACGTGTACTGTAATGTACGTTGACTCTGCAAGACGGAAGTATCCCTGTATCTGGAGTCTGACTTCCTGCTCTCGTTTCTCCAGAGTGTGCCCACCTGCTGCTGGCACACAATGCCCCTGTGAAGGTGAAGAACGCCCAGGGCTGGAGCCCTCTGGCAGAGGCCATCAGCTATGGAGACCGACAGATGAGTATGTCAACATACCTCTAATCATAGCCATACACTTCACATGGACATTACATTTATGATTACATTGTTATCCAAAGGGACTCAAGTTATATGTAcgtaattaaataaaaaaaattccagTGCAAAGCTTATATGTAAAATATAACATTCATtgtgttgctttgcatcttttcacCATCACGACCGACTCCATTCATTGAGCAGTATGCGCTCAAATTTTGAGCATTGTTTTTTATTAGTTCTCTTGTTTGATTTTGCACCGCCTCTTTTCTGCCAATCGAAAGTAATCAAATGTCATAAGTTACAATACTTTGATAACGTAATTGGAATAGTTACATtagttattacatttttaacagggtaactagCAATCTGTAACCAATTACATTTCAGAAGTAATCTTCCCAACCCCGGTAATGAACCCATGACGTTGGTGTTGTCTTAGCACCTTTCTCTGTCATACAGGACAGAGGCTGAACTGACTGATATGAGCTCAAGAGCAGGTGTAAAACATTAGGGTTCATCACAGGAAGAAATGTCTCTCGACACCGTTTGTACACGTCAGTAAAATAGGCCAATAGCTCAAGACAGCACAACATTTCTGTGTATCAGAGTTACAGAGGAGACATAGAGCCCTATACTTTCCTGGGCATTAGCTGCTCCGGCAGGCGACATTCCCCATTCAAAGCCATTACTGTGGAGGACAACTGGCTTTGGCAATTGGCTTTGGGCCTTTTTGGATCAAGCCTGGTCAGAAATGGGTCCCGTCTGCCGGCTTAAAGTCTAGCCCATGAGTGGCGTAGGCGCCTGCGGCTTAGTGCTGCCGGCTCGCCTGCCTCTGTGCGCTAGCTAATGATCCCGCTCCAGACCCAGCCACTACTTTCCATTAGCATGCCATTGATTAATGGGTCATGTCACGACTGTCGGTTCGGCCCCCCTGTGTTTTCCTGGTGGTGGTCGAGCCGCTTCGGATGTAAACAGTGATGaatgccccctctctccctgggtGAAGGCATGAATGTGAGTGGGTCCACCCGTGCCGCAGCAGCAAACTAATTACATTTACTGTGCCGCTGTAATCCTAGACAGCACAAAACAAAGTGGCTTGAGGTCATAACGCCATGTCCCTCTCCCAGATGTGTTTTTAATAGCGCTCTCTG from Clupea harengus chromosome 25, Ch_v2.0.2, whole genome shotgun sequence harbors:
- the znf830 gene encoding zinc finger protein 830, with amino-acid sequence MSKVKKGKKVVNQEELRRLMRAKQKESDRKKRVESPFAKYNSLGHLSCVLCNVPVKSEILWQAHILGKQHKDKVAELKGAKQPQVNNQTVLPSQLKRKAPETNATSGKKRPTDAGSTSSGLPPGFFDGDKKSTGLGILSGIYDDDDDDDDENEDHNNSVAIAGKAEDEKSSSASAAVEGAPNSGLPDDFFDSGIPLAPSVSHSGSISKPDEDDKVSERRENTTEALPEGFFDDPVKDAKVRNVDTPKDIMDKEWDEFQKEMRQVNTKSDAIVAEDDEEGRLERQIDEIDEQIECYRRVEVLRDKQDIVKEKLVREKMGVSAEYSGDSDEEDEEELLHLLSRDWRAKGALA